CGATCCTGATCCGGGATGTCGACTTTCTTCAGTTCCGGGACGGTCATTTCGGCATATTTATCGTGCAGCTCGGCCATGATTTGCAGGTAGGTGGTGAGCACACGCATTTTCGCGGTAGAGCCCAGTTCCAGCTTGCTGCCTTCATTGATGTCGAACGGCTGGTCGGTGCTGTCGGTCTGTACCCGCACACGCGCGCCGTCCGGTGTCAGCTCAAACAATGTGAAGCTGTAGCGCACCTGAGTGGTGCTGGTGGGGGTGAGCAAGCGTTCGCCCATCAGTCCGATTTGTGTGGCGAACGCCGGGTCGGCCAGGCGCTTGAGATACTCGGTAGCCTGGCTTTGCAATTCACCTTGCAGGGTGCTGGTGGCGGAAAGGTCGAGGCGGTCGAGATCGTACAGCGGACGATTGAGCAACCCGCCCAGACGGCTGCGCGCCACGCTGATGCCTTTGTTGGTTTCAATCGGCTGGATGGTCGGCTGGGTCTGCCAGTCGCGGTAGGTCACCTGGCTGGCCAGGGCGGCGGCGGCGAAGGGTGCGTCGATCACGCCATTCGCCGCCAGCAGGCGGATGTGGCTGTCGGTGAGGTCGGCCAGTTCATCATGACCCTTGGTCAGGTAATGAGAAGGGCGGCGCTGGGCGATCATCAGCGAGAGCATTTCACGCAGCGCCAGGCCTTTTTCGGCCATGCTCTTGGGGTCCGTGTCGGTGCTGGCCAGCCGTTCGTTGGCCTTGTTGAAGTCGGCGCCGTACCAGACGCGCAACCCTTCGGCCATGCCATGCACTTCACCGTGTCCCGGTACCGCCGACAGCGGCACGCTATTGAGGTAATCGCGCACCACATTTTGCCGGACCTGCAAGGTTTCCGGCCCCGCTTGATAAGCACGCACGGTGGCGGAAATCATCTGTCGGATCTTTTCCGCGCCTGACACCGTCAGGCCATCGGGCGAGTGCCGGTATTTCTCCAGTTGCGTCGCCAGCGTACTGCCGCCCGCCGACTGCCCTGGTATATGCAGCAGCTTGGCAACCTGGGACCAGATCGCCATGCCGAACCGTGGCCAGTCCACGGCGGGGTTGGCCAGGGGCTGACGAGGATCGAGCAAAAAGCGGTTTTCAATAAACAGCAGGCTGCTGACCACCACGGGCGGAATCGACTCAAAGCTTGAATACAGTTGTTGGGGGTATTTGTACTGGTACAGCGGCGCCGCACGGCAATCGGTGATCGACAGTCCAGCCTGTATTTTCTCCGCGTAAGGCACGAAAAAGCCCTTGTCGGTGTAGTTCATCAGCTTTTCAGAGAAGCGGGTTTGCGACGCAATGACGTAGTCACGCTTGAGCAATCGCGGCAGAAACTCACCCAGCGAGCTGTAGCCCAGACGCAAGTCGAAAGGGCCTGCGCCTGGATAACGAATAGCGTCGCTGGGGCCGGGTTTCATTTCGTAACTCAGGGAGGCGGCGAATTTGCTGACCTCGCGGGATTGAAACTTCGAGGTACGCATTTCCTTGGCAGCGGCAAGCCCCAGGACAATCAGGATAATAACCAGCAACAACCAAAACGCCCCCCAGCCATGCTTTGTGCGACTGCCAGGGGGTTTTTCAGGAATAGGCGCTTCATCCACACGTTCAGTCGGGACCACAGTTTTACTCGTATCGGTTTGCCATAACGCGCCCATAGTCGACTGATCCATTCACGCAGATTGATCTGACTTGTCTGAAGCTTAGTCGGTGGTTGGCGATGGTGAAGAAATTGTGGACGCACAGATCTCAAATATTCCCCATTCCCTGTGGCGAGGGAGCTTGCTCCCGCTGGGCTGCGAAGCAGACCCGAATTTGCCATCTCGGTCTTTCAGCAGAACCGCGATCACAGGTTTTGCGACTGCTGCGCAGCCGAGCGGGAGCAAGCTCCCTCTCCACAGGCTAGTGCCTGCCTGAAATGCCCTTCCTAGACACGTCGAATAGCAAATAAGGCCCGGCCAGGGGCATGACGATGCACCAATGCTGTGCAATACTCGGCGGCGTTTCAGTTGGTGAAAGATCCTACAAAAGTCAGGTAATGCCCCTCCGTTAACCGGGCTTTTCCCGAGAGTTCTGGCTGAATGTTGTGGTTTATAGAGTGAAAAACCCTGTACGAAGCTTTTTATACTGCACGCCCCGCTGATCTTGCCGGTGTTGTCCTGCAAGACGGGTTTGCTCACGAAGCAGGCCCGGTTTCTCAGAAGCAATGGCTTACCGGTCAGCGCTTTGTTACTCGGTGGTCATATCCAATAACAAGACGAGGTTGTACCCCTATGCCAGTCGGCAATCATCTGCCCCATGGCGAGACCGCTCAGGGCGGCCCGCTTAAACGCGAACTCGGCGAACGGCATATCCGCTTGATGGCGCTCGGAGCGTGTATCGGCGTCGGTCTGTTCCTCGGTTCGGCCAAGGCCATCGAAATGGCCGGCCCCGCCATCATGCTGTCCTACATCATCGGCGGTCTGGCGATCCTGGTGATCATGCGCGCCCTCGGTGAGATGGCCGTGCATAACCCGGTCGCCGGCTCCTTCAGCCGTTACGCTCAAGACTACCTCGGCCCCTTGGCGGGCTTCCTGACAGGCTGGAATTACTGGTTCCTGTGGCTGGTAACCTGTGTCGCGGAAATCACCGCCGTGGCGGTGTACATGGGCGTCTGGTTCCCCGATGTGCCGCGCTGGATCTGGGCACTCGCCGCGTTGATCAGCATGGGTTCGATCAACCTGATCGCGGTGAAAGCCTTCGGTGAATTCGAGTTCTGGTTCGCCCTGATCAAGATCGTCACCATCATTGCGATGGTGATCGGCGGTATCGGCGTGATCGCGTTCGGTTTCGGCAATGACGGCGTGGCGCTGGGGATTTCCAATCTCTGGGCCCACGGCGGCTTCATGCCCAACGGCGTGCAAGGCGTATTGATGTCGCTGCAGATGGTGATGTTCGCCTACCTCGGTGTCGAGATGATCGGCCT
This region of Pseudomonas mandelii genomic DNA includes:
- a CDS encoding transglycosylase domain-containing protein: MGALWQTDTSKTVVPTERVDEAPIPEKPPGSRTKHGWGAFWLLLVIILIVLGLAAAKEMRTSKFQSREVSKFAASLSYEMKPGPSDAIRYPGAGPFDLRLGYSSLGEFLPRLLKRDYVIASQTRFSEKLMNYTDKGFFVPYAEKIQAGLSITDCRAAPLYQYKYPQQLYSSFESIPPVVVSSLLFIENRFLLDPRQPLANPAVDWPRFGMAIWSQVAKLLHIPGQSAGGSTLATQLEKYRHSPDGLTVSGAEKIRQMISATVRAYQAGPETLQVRQNVVRDYLNSVPLSAVPGHGEVHGMAEGLRVWYGADFNKANERLASTDTDPKSMAEKGLALREMLSLMIAQRRPSHYLTKGHDELADLTDSHIRLLAANGVIDAPFAAAALASQVTYRDWQTQPTIQPIETNKGISVARSRLGGLLNRPLYDLDRLDLSATSTLQGELQSQATEYLKRLADPAFATQIGLMGERLLTPTSTTQVRYSFTLFELTPDGARVRVQTDSTDQPFDINEGSKLELGSTAKMRVLTTYLQIMAELHDKYAEMTVPELKKVDIPDQDRLSRWAIDYLIENKDRNLPAMLGAALDRKYSASPGEAFFTGGGLHTFVNFRKEDNGRIPTLRDALRESINLPFIRLMRDLVRYTTYSGPNNSAELLKDDRDPRRQEYLASFADREGTSFLLKFWKKYKNKDTQARLDTFLDSMRPTPIRLAAVHRYLLPQASQESFNAFVRAHLKGAKLTEKLTDERLQRLYENYSPGAYDLPDQGFIAKVHPLDLWLMGYLLNNPDAKWSQIVKASQFERQEVYSWLFKSRHKGARDSRIRTMLEIEAFLDIHQRWQKVGYPFDHLVPSLATAIGSSGDRPAALGELIGTILNDGVRMPTLRIDTLHFAANTPYETKLINDPDAGKRVMPSEVATAMREALSQVVDAGTAKRVSGSFITPDGKPLAMGGKTGTGDNRIEAIGSGGRILSSKSINRTATFVFYIGDSHFGTLTAFVPGRTAEAFKFTSALPVQVLKGMAPILTPYLQPGAHTQCLPVEVARR